One Pseudomonas tolaasii NCPPB 2192 genomic window carries:
- a CDS encoding PLDc N-terminal domain-containing protein has protein sequence MGSTFNGLIGLIILALDIWAIINVFKSGASTGAKVLWILLILLLPVLGLIIWAIAGPRGNVRI, from the coding sequence ATGGGTTCGACGTTTAATGGCCTGATTGGCCTGATCATCCTGGCACTGGATATCTGGGCGATCATCAATGTGTTCAAAAGCGGTGCCAGCACGGGCGCCAAAGTGCTGTGGATTCTGTTGATCCTGCTGTTGCCGGTCCTGGGCCTGATTATCTGGGCGATTGCCGGGCCACGGGGGAATGTGCGGATTTAA